The Microbacterium sp. SORGH_AS_0428 genome contains the following window.
CGCCAAGGCGCACCGCGTGGCCGCGCGCCTGGATGCGGGCATCACGTGGGTCAACGGCTGGGCACTGCTCGATCCCTCCGTCCCGTTCGGCGGCGTCAAGGCCTCCGGCTGGGGGCGCGAGAACGGACCCGAGGCGATGGCCTCGTACCAGCGCACCCATTCGATCGTCTTCAACCTCGAGACGGGAGCGTCGGCGTGACCGCCGGCCGCGCGGCTGTTCTCCAAGACGGCGCGCTGCGCGTCGAGGATGTGGAGTACGGGGCGCCGGGCCACGGCGAGGTGCTCGTGCGGCTCGTCGCGACGGGGCTGTGCCATACGGATCTCGGCGTGATCGCCGGCGGCATCCCGTTCCCCTCGCCCGGCGTCATCGGGCACGAGGGCGCGGGCGTCGTCGAACAGGTCGGGGCGGGTGTGAGCTCCGTGGCACCCGGCGACAAGGTGCTGCTGAGCTTCACCTCGTGCGGAGCGTGCAGCGGATGCGCGGGCGGGCATCCCGCCTACTGCGAGACCTGGCAGGCGCGGAACCTCTTCGGCATGATGCGCCCCGACGACTCGGGCACCATCACCCACGAGGGCGTCCCGGTGGCCGGGCACTTCTTCGGGCAGTCCTCGTTCGGGACCTACGCGATCGCCGACGAACGCTCCCTCGTCGCGGTGGACGCGACCGCCGATCTCACCGTGCTCGCACCGCTCGGTTGCGGCATCCTGACCGGCTTCGGATCGATGTGGAACGTGCTGGATCCGACCCCCGCCGACACGGTCGCCGTCTACGGCTCCGGCGCGGTCGGACTGTCGGCGATCATGGCGGCGGCGCACCGCGACCCCGCCGCGCTCGTCGCGATCGATCTCGTCGACGAGCGACTCGCGCTCGCCCGGCGGCTCGGTGCGACCCACACGATCAACGCGGGCATCGAGGACGTCGCGGCCCGGCTCGCTGAGATCACCGGCGGACACGGTGTCGACCTGAGCTTCGACACGACCGCGAGCCCGCGCGTGGCTCGGAGCGCGCTGGATGCCGCCGCCATCCGCGGCACGGTCCTCGTGTGCGGCGCACCCCCTCCCGGCACGGAGATCCCGGTGGACATCCAGGGGATCCTGACCGGGAAGGTGCTGCGCGGTGTCACGATGGGCGACACGCTGCCGCAGCAGCTCATCCCCGAACTCGCCCGTCTGCACGGCGAGGGCAGATTGCCGCTGGAGCTGTTGGAGAAGACGTACACGCTCGATGAGATCGAGCAGGCGGTCGCCGATATGCACCACGGCGTGACGGTCAAGCCGGTCATCGTCTACTGACCCGTCGCCGAACGGATGCGGGCGGCCGCCGACAAGGCCCGTCCGCATCCGTTCGGCGCGCGCATACGATGTCACGATGTCGATGACGACATCGGAACCCCCTCCCCCACCCGCCCTCGCCTCAGTGGACCATGCGCTGCGCCTGCTGCTGCTGCTCGGCGATCGACCCGAACTTCGCGTGACCGAGGCCGCCGCTCGCCTCGGCGTGGCCCCATCGACCGCGCACCGCCTGCTGACGACTCTCGCCGCCCGTGGATTCGTCACCCAGGACCGGATCTCGAAGGTCTATCGCGTAGGACCGGCGCTGATCGAGATCGGGGTGCACAGCACCAGCTCCATCGACCTGCGCGCTGCGGGTGAGCCGCACCTGAAGGTGCTCAGCCAACGGATCTCCGAGACGGTCAATCTCCTCGTCCGGCAGGGGGACTCCGTACGCTTCGTCGCGGGTTTCGAGGCGGACCAGCAGGTGCGCACGCAGGTGCTGACCGGCGCACTGCTGCCCGCCTACGCCACCTCGGGAGGCAAGGTGCTGCTGGCGGAGCTGTCCCGCGAGGAGCTGCGCGCCCTGTACCCGCGCGGCCTCCGGCGCCTGACACAGCGCACCCGGACCTTCACCCAGCTCATGGCGGAGCTTCCGCTCGTGATGATGCGCGGCTTCGCCGTCAACGACCAGGAGAGCCGCGACGGACTGTCGGCGATCGCCGTCCCGTTGCGCGCCCGGGACGGACGCGCGATCGCCGCGGTGGCGATGTCCGCCCCCAGTGCACGCCTGGGCGCCGAGCGGATGCGGGAGCTGGTCGTCGAGCTGCGCGCGTGCGCGTCGGCGATCCGCGGCGACCTGGCCCGGTGAGCCCCGCGCACCCGCCCGGATTCCGCAGGGCGGAATCCGCCCCCGCGCGCCCTTGCCCGCTCCGGGCGACGGGGATTGGCTTGCTCGCGTTCCGGCCACGACGAGGTGAGCCGGCGAGAGAGGATCCGAGCCGATGAAGATCGACGCCTTCTGCCACCTGTTGCCGGCCGAGTACGCCAAGCGACTCTTCGCCATCGACGACAGCCCCGTGGCCCGCAACATCCAGAAGCGGGTGAGCGGTGTTCCTGCCCTCGTGGACATGGACGAGCGGTTCCGGATCATGGACGAGTTCGGCCCCGACTACCGGCAGATCGTGAACTCGGCAGCACCGCCGCTGGAGGATCTCGGACCCACGGCGCGGACGGTGGAGCTCGCGCGGATCGCGAACGACGGGATGGCGGAGCTCACCCGGGACAACCCCGACCGCTTCGCCGGGTTCTGCGCCGCGGTGTCGCTCAGCGACGTCGACGCCGCGATCGCGGAGGCGGAGCGCGCCTTCGACGAGCTGGGCGCGGTGGGCGTCCAGATCTACACGCACGTCAACGGCGGCCCGATGGACCAGGAGCGGTTCTTCCCGTTCTACGAGGCGGTCGCCGCACGCGGCGACAAGATGATCCAGGTCCACCCCTGCCGCGACTCCAGCTGGTCGGACTACAAGACCGAGGCGCGCTCGAAGTTCGAGATCTGGTGGACGTTGGGCTGGGAGTACGACCTGTCGGCCTTCATGTCCCGGCTCGTGTTCTCCGGAGTGTTCGAGCGGCTGCCCGACATCAAGATCCTGATCCACCACGGCGGCGCGATGATCCCCCACTTCGCGGGCCGGATCGGACCGGGCTGGGACCAGCTCGGCTCGCGCACCCCCGCCGATCAGGCGGAGGACATCGAGGGCTATCCCCTCACCGAGCGCCCCATCGACGCGTTCCGCCGCTTCTACGTCGACACCGCGTACTTCGGAGCGGGCGACGCGATGCGCACCGCCATCAAGTTCTTCGGCGTCGATCACACGCTCTTCGCCAGCGACACGCCCTTCGATCCCGAGAAGGGCCCCGGATACATCCGCTCCACGATCGCCAACCTCGAGGAGATGGACATCATCGACGACGCCGACCGAGCCGAGATCTACCACGGCAACGTGTCGCGTCTGCTGGGGCTGTGACACCCGCACCACCCGACCGAGCTCCCGCTCACACAGAAAGAGGCAGACAATGACGTTCCTGACCCTCCGCCGGACCGTGGCCCTGACCGCGGCCGCACTGATGACCCTCTCCCTCGCGGCCTGCGCGGGAGCCGCCGAGCCCGCTGGCGGTGATGAGACGGGCGCTCCGGAGAAGGCGAATCTGACCATCGCCATCAACCCGTCCTCGCAGTTCGCACCGCTGTACTACGGCATCGAGGAGGGCATCTTCGAGAAGCACGGGCTCACGCTCGAGATCACCCCGCAGACGGACGTCGCATCCATCGTCTCCGGTGTCGCCAGCGGAACCTACGACTTCGGCTTCGCCACCGTCGTGCACGTGCTCACCGCGAATGCGAACGGCATCCCGCTGCGCGCCGTGTCCACGATCGAAGGGCAGATCCAGCCCGACGACGAGGGGACGATCACGATCGCCTCGCCCACCTCCGGGATCACCGACTACGGGGATCTCAAGGGCAAGCGCGTAGCCACCGTGGGACTGTCCTCTCACAACACGCTGACGCTGTGGGAGCTGGCGAGCCGCGACGGCGTGGACGCGAGCTCGATCGAGCTCGTGCAGATGCCCTTCGGCCAGATGGCGGCGGCCCTCGCCAACGGCGATGTCGACGCGGCGGTCATGCAGTGGCCGTTCGCGGCCGACGCGCTCTCGGCGGGCGGTGTGACGCTCGGGTACAACAACCGCGAGATCTTCAACGGCGCGGCGACGACGCTCTTCAACACGTCGCAGTCCTTCATCGATCAGAACCCGAAGACCGTGCGAGCGTTCTCGGACGCGATGATCGAGTCGATCGAAGGGGCATCGGCGAACGAGGATGCGGCGCGCTCCGCTCTGGAGAAGGGGATGGGAGTGACGGCCGAGCAGGCCGCGGCCGCGCGCTGGAACATCGGCGGCGATCCCCGCCTGACCGTCACCGGATTCGAGACGGCGCGCGACCTGCTCGTCAAGTTCGGCACCGACCAGTCCCTGACCGACGCCCTGAAGAACCTTGACGTCGACTCGGTCGTGTGGCCCGGCGCCCTGGAGAACTGACATGACGTCGCACTCCTTCCCCGCCCGTGAGAAGGCCGGCGGATGAGGGGCGCAGCGCGTGAGCGCGGCCTCGCCGTGGTGCTGCCCCTGCTGGCCGTGGCGATCGTCCTCGTCGCCTGGCAGCTGGCGACATCGACGGCGCTGGTGAGCCCGACGCAGTTCCCCTCCATGACAGACTCCCTCGCGGCCCTCCTCCAGGAACTCACGACGCCGCGACTGTGGTCCGCCGTGGGGGCGACGCTCATCGGCTGGTTCTTCGGCATGGTCATCACGATCACGCTGGGCCTGGTCGTGGGCACGGCGCTGGCACACAGCGACATCGCCCGCCAGAGCGCAGCACCCGTGATCGAGACCTTCAAGGCGATCCCCGCGATCGCCGTACTGCCGCTGGTGATCCTCGTCGCCGGCTCCACGCTGCCGATGAAGATCTTCCTCATCTGCTTCGCCGCGTTCTGGCCGTTCGTCATCCAGGTGATCTACGGCGTGCGCTCGATGGATCCCGTCGTGGCGGACACCGCCAAGGCGCTCGGAGTGCGCGGCATCCGGCGTTTCCTCGTGGTCAGCATCCCGAGCGCGTCGCCGTACCTCGTCACCGGGATGCGGATCGCCTCGGCGCAGGCGCTCATCCTGGCGGTGGTGGCGGAGATCGTGGGCGGCGCCGCGGGCGTCGGGCGCAACATCCTGCTCGCCGAGAACGCCGGGGTGAGCGCCTACCCCACGATGTACGCGTACATCATCGTCGCGGGACTGCTGGGCATCGCCCTCACCGGAGCGTTCTTCCTCATCGAGAAGCGGTTGATGCACTGGCACGAGTCGCAGCGCAACATGCGGCTCGAGGCGAAGGGGGCGCGCGCATGAGCCGGCTCACCACCAGCACCGTTCCCGTGCCGCGCCGCCGCTCGGGTCCGTTCGCCTCCCGCCTCGTCGGTGTGCTGCTCGCGCTGTGGCTGCCCGTCGTCCTGATCGCGGTGTGGTGGTTCGTCTCGGCCGGCAGCACGTCGCCGTTCTTTCCTCCGCTGTCGCGAATCGTGCAGGAGACCTGGAACCAGTGGGTCGTCTACGGGGCGTGGACGAACCTCATCGCGAGCGTCCGGAACCTCGTCCTGGGCTACCTCGCGGGCGTCGTCATCGGCCTGGTCGGCGGCACCGTGCTGTGGCGGTGGCGACGGGTGCGCCAGGCGGCGAACCCGCTCATCTACTTCCTCTACGTCCTGCCCGCACCGGCTCTGCTTCCGGCGATGATCGCGATCTTCGGGATCGGCGAGATGCGGCAGATCGCGCTCATCGCGCTGGGGTCCATCTGGCCCACGCTGCTGAACACGCTGGACGGGATGCGGGGGATCTCGGGCACGGCGTTCGACACCGCACGCGTGCTGCGCCTGGGCGGGATCCGTACCTTCTTCCGCGTGGTGCTGCCCGCCGCTGCGCCGCAGATCGCGGCGGGGATGCGGGCGAGCCTGACCATCGCCATCGTGCTGATGGTCGTGAGCGAGATGGTCGCTGCCCGCTCGGGCATCGGCTACTTCATCCTGCAGGCGCAGGCGGAGTTCGCGATCGTGAAGATGTGGACCGGCATCCTCGTCCTCGCACTGCTCGGCACTGTCCTGAACTACCTCTTCGTCGTCGTCGAGCGCCGCGCCCTGCGCTGGTACTACCGCTCGCGGGCCGCGAACGGATCCTAAGGAGGATCGATGTCCCACCCCACATCCACCGTCCCCGTCCTCGAGGTCGAAGGACTGCGAAAGACCTACAACGAGGGCACCGATCAGGCCAACACCGCCGTCGCGGACGTCAGCTTCGAGGTCGCGAAGGGCGAGCTGGTCTGCATCGTCGGCCCCAGCGGCGCGGGCAAGACGACGCTGCTGCGCTGCATCTCCGGGCTCGCCTCTCCCAGTGGCGGCGAGGTGCGCTTCGAGGGCGACCGCCTCACCGACGTTCCCGCCGAGCTCGGCCTCGTCTTCCAGGACTACAGCCGCTCGCTGTATCCCTGGATGACGAACGCGAAGAACGTCGCCATCCCTCTCGCCGCGCGCGGCGTGGGGCGGCGAGAGCGTGAGCGACGCGCCGAGGAGGTGCTGGAGAGCGTGGGCCTCGCGCACGTGGGCAAGAAGTACCCGTGGGAGCTGTCGGGAGGCATGCAGCAGCGGGTCGCCATCGCGCGCGCCCTGTCGTACCGCCCCGAGCTCCTCCTCATGGACGAGCCCTTCGCGTCGGTCGACGCGCAGACCCGGTTCGACCTCGAGGATCTCGTCCTGCGGGTGCGCAACGAACTCGGGATCACGGTCGTCGTCGTCACCCACGACATCGACGAGGCCATCTACCTGAGCGACCGCATCGTGGTGCTCTCGAAGAACCCGAGCGTGGTTCGCGAGGTGGTTCCCGTGCCCCTCGGACGCACCCGCGACCAGGTGCGCACCCGCGCCAGTCAAGAGTTCCTGGATCTTCGCGCGCATCTCCTCTCGCTCGTCATGCCTGCATCCACGGCGGCTCTCTCGTGAGTGGCCCCGGCATCGTCGCGGCGTTCCCCGTCGTCGACGCGCACAGCCCGGTCGAGCTCGGGCACCTCATCGACGCGGAGGAGCGCGCGGGCGGCGCGCGCATCGACGTGCGCAACCCCGCCCGCGTCAGCGAGATCGTCGGCGTCGTGTTCGACGGCGGCGCGGCCGAGGTGACCGCGGCGGTGGATGCGGCGGCGCGCGCAGCCGCATCCTGGTCCCGCTCGGACATCGCGGATCGCGAACGCCTGCTGCGCCGCGCAGCGGACGTGATCGACGAGCACGCCGATCGTCTGGCGGTCTTGACGGCGAGGGAGAACGGATCGCCGCTCGCGACCGTCCGCGCCGAGACCGGCGCCGCTGCGACCGTGTTCCGTGCGATCGCCGACGCCGTCGCCGAGCGTCTCGAACCCGAGCTGCATCGCCGCGGCGCCGACGACGCCTACGTGCGGGTCGAGCGCCGAGGGTTCGGGGTGGTCGGCTGCATCGTGCCGTGGAACGCCCCGCTCGTGCTCACCGCCAACAAGATCGCGCCCGCGATCGCGGCCGGCAACGCGGTCGTGGTCAAGCCCTCGCCCACGTCCCCGCTGGGGGTGACGGTGCTCGCGCGCCTGGTCGGCGCCGTCTTCCCCCCGGGTGTCGTCTCGGTGGTGAACGGCACGGCCGCCGCCGTCGAGGCGCTGATCGACGACCCACGGGTGGGCAAGGTGTCGTTCACGGGGGGCGGGCAGACCGCGCGCCACGTGCTGGCGCGGGCCGCGACGGCGCTGAAGCCCGTCCATCTGGAGCTGGGGGGCAACGATCCCGCGATCGTGCTGGCGGACGCGGACCTGGCCCACGCTGCGGAGGGGATCGTCGCCTCCGCGTACCGCCGCGCCGGTCAGGTGTGCTTCGCCGTCAAGCGCGTCTACGTTCCGCGCGGGCAGCACGCGGAGCTCTCCGCGCTTCTCGCGGAGCGGATCGACGGGATGCGCGTGGGCGAGTCGCTGCATCCGCAGGCGACGATGGGCCCGCTCAACAACGCCGCCCAGCTGGAACGCGTGCGCGGGATCGTCGAACGTACCCGCGCTGCGGGCCGCGAGGTGCGTGAGCTGGGGCGTCCGGTGTCCACGACCGACTGGGACGGCGGGCACTTCCTGCTCCCCCACCTCGTGACGGATGCGCGTCAGGAGGACGAGCTCGTGCGGGACGAGCAGTTCGGCCCCGTGCTGCCGGTGGTCGCCTACGACGACGTCGCCCAGGCCGTCGCCTGGGCCAACGACACCCCCTTCGGCCTGGCCTCGTCCGTGTGGTCGCGCGATCCGGTCGCGAGCGCTGCCGTGGCCCGCGAGATCGAGGCCGGGGTCACCTTCGTGAACAGCCACCTGTTCTCGCCCGAAGGCTCGCGCTGGATCCCGTTCGGCGGCTGGAAGCAGAGCGGCATGGGCTGGGAAGGCTCGCCCCATGGGATCGACGAATACCTCCGCTTCCACAGCGTCGACGGTCACGTCCTCGCCGGGGGCCGCTCATGACGACGACCGCCGCCGCCATGCTGGTCGACACCCTCCGCGCGGCCGGCGTCGAGCACGTGTTCGCCAATCTCGGCAGCGACCATCCGGCGCTCATCGAGGCGCTCGCCGCGGATCGTGCACGCGGCGAGCGCGTCCCCCGGGTCATCGTGTGCCCGCACGAGTACACGGCGCTGAGCGCGGCGCACGGTTACGCCCTCGCCACGGGGCGCCCCCAGGCGGTGTTCGTCCACACGGATGTGGGGACCGCCAACCTCGGCGGCTCCGTACACAACGCGGCACGCGCGCGCGTGCCGGTCCTGATCTTCGCGGGGCTCACGCCCTACACGCTCGAGGGCGAGGAGCAGGGGGGCCGTGACACCCACGTGACCTTCCTCCAGGACGTGCCCGACCAGCACGCGCTCGTGCGGCCATATGCGAAATGGTCGTACGACCTGCGCACCGCGGCGAACGTTCCGCAGGTCGTCCTCCGCGCCCTGCAGCTGACACGCAGCAGCCCCGCAGGCCCGGTGTATCTCACCGCCGCGCGCGAAGTGCTCGCCCAGAGCGCCCCGGCCCCCGAGACGGCGATCGAGCGCTGGCCGCGCATCGCCCCCGCCGCGGCCGGCGCCGATGTCGTGCGTTCGATCGTGGACGCGCTCGCCGGCGCCTCCCGCGCGACGATCGTGACGACCTCCGTCGGGCGGGACCGGGATGCGGTCGCCCGCCTCGTGACGCTCGCGGAGAGATGGGGCATCGGCGTCGTCGAGCACAACGCGGAGGTGCTGAGCTTCCCGCACGATCACCCACTGCACCTGGGCGACGCCCCGGCCGCGGCGGTGGAGACATCCGATGTCCTGATCGTGCTGGACGCCGACGTGCCGTGGATCCCCGCCGCCGTGCAGCCCGCCCCCGACGCACGCATCTTCGTGGTGAGCGACGACCCGCTCCAGGAGCGCATCCCCCTCTGGTACCTGCCGGCCGAGGCGCTCATCCGCGCCGATGCGCTCACCTTCCTCGACCAGCTGCTGGAACATGCCCCCGATGCCGCTCAGGCCGAGGCCGCGGCTGCGCGCCGCGAGAGCGTGGCGGCCGACGCCCACCGCGCCCGGGCCGAGCGGGCCGAGCGCATCGCGGCGGACGTCGCAGAGCGACGCCTGTCTGCGGGCAGCGTCGGCGCCACCCTGTCGCGGCTGATCGACACCGAGACGATCATCGTCAATGAGGCCATCACGGCGGCACCGGACATCTGGCGATCCCTGCCGCGCACCTTGCCGGGCACGGTGTTCGGCAACCGCGGAACATCTCTGGGCTGGTCGGGCGGCGGAGCCCTCGGCATCAAGCTCGCCGAGCCGAACCGGCGCGTCGTCAGCATCGTCGGCGACGGCACGTTCTACTTCAGTGCACCTTCCTCCGCCGCATCCGTCGCCGCGCGCTACGGTCTCGCCACGCTCACCGTCATCCTCGACAACGGCGGCTGGAACGCGACCAGGCGCAACGCGGTGCGTCAGTATCCGGACGGCGTCGCCCAGCGCGATGAACGGTTCTGGGTCGGGCTCGGCCGTGAGGCCGACCTGCCCGGAATCGCTCGCGCCGCGGGCGGCGGCTGGGCGGCCACCGTCACGGACTTCGACGACCTGGAGGACACCCTGCGCACGGCGCTCGGCCATGTCGACGGCGGCGTGCCCGCGACGGTCGCCGTGCGCCTGCCGGACATCTCCACGCACGACATCGACGAGCCGGCTGCCGCCGCAGAAAGGATCCACGTTCCATGAACGCCGACGCACACCGCCCGCCGTATCTGCGCATCGCGACGGAGGAGGCCTGGGCGCCGCCCGAGGCGATCGCGCTGTACCGCGACCATCTCGCGCGCCGCGACCTGGACGACGTCGGCTTCAACAGCCTGATGGGCTACTTCCTGAACTCCCCTCACCCGCAGCCGCGTGCGGTCGTGGAGCGCCTGCAGGACGCGGCCGAGCGACGCATCGCCGACATGGATGCGACCGGCATCGACCACCAGGTGCTCGCCCTCACCTCGCCGGGAACCCAGGTGCTGCCCGCCGATGAGGCCGTGGCGCTGGCCGAGACCGCCAACGCACGGCTCGGTGAGATCTGCCAGGCGCGGCCGGAGCGCTTCTCCGGGCTGGGGACGGTGTCGTTCACGGATGCCGCGACGGATGTCGCGGCACTGCGCCGCGCGGTCGGGGAACACGGGCTGAAGGGCCTGATGCTGAACGATCACGTGCGCGGCGATCACCTGGACCATCCGCGTTTCGCGCCGCTGCTGCGTGAGCTGGAGGATCTCGACGTGCCGCTGTATCTGCATCCAGGCACACCCCCGAACGCCATGATCGCCCCCTATCGCGAAGCCGGGCTCGACGGGGCGATCCTCGGTTTCGGTGCCAGCGCGGGGCTCCATCTGCTCCGGATCATCACGTCGGGCGTCTTCGATCGCCATCCGCGTCTGCGGCTCGTGGTCGGGCACCTGGGCGAGGCGCTTCCGTTCTGGCTGCACCGCATCGATCACATGCATGCCAAGCAGGTCGCCTCCGGACGCTACGAGGCGATCAAGCCGCTCGCGCAGCGGCCCTCGGAGTACTTCCGCTCCCACATCTGGCTCACGACCTCGGGGATGCCCTGGGAGCCGGCGATCCTGTTCACCCGCGAGGTGACGGGTCCGGACCGCGTGATGTACGCGATGGACTATCCGTATCAGTTCGAGGCCGATGAGGTCGCGGCGCAGGACGCCCTGCCGATCTCGGATGCGGAGAAGGCCGACTTCTTCGAGAACACCGCGCGGCGGGTCTTCAACCTGACGTTCTGAATCTGCGGGACGCGCGGACTTGTCACGGCGATCGTCCGGGCCTCCGGCGGCCCGTCGGCCTACGGTGGCGGTATGCGCGCCGTCGGGACGATCCGGGTCGAACGTGAGCCCCGGGAGGTCTTCGACTTCCTCGAGCTCGTGGAGCATGAGACGTCCTGGCGGCAGTCCGTGACGGGCTCGCGATACGTCGACGCCACGCGTCCCGCAGTCGGCACCGTCGGCGAGACCATCGCCTCGATGGGATCGCGCAGCGTACGGATGGGGTGGACGGTGATCGCGCTCGAGCCGGGCCGTCGTGTGGCGTGGGAACTCGACGGCGATCCCTGGCTCGGTGGCGGGAGTTACACCGTCGCGGCCTCGGGCGGCGGCTCGACGGTGACGGCGGAGCTCACCATCAGGCTCCACGGGGTCATGCGAGCCGCGGAGCCCCTTCTGTGGCTGCCGTTCCGGAAAGGGCTCCGCGATGATCTGCGTCGCTTGAAGCAGAGGATGGAGCAGCATGCCTGAGCCGCGCGGGATCGACAACGTCTTCGTCGAGGTCGGCGATCTAGACGAAGCGGTGGGCTGGTACGAACGGGTGGTCGGACTGACGCTCAAGGTGCGCACGCCCGATATGGCGGTACTCGACGTCGGAGGAGACGTGGCCGGGATCGTCCTCAGCAGTGCTGACCAGGTCTCGCCGACGAAGGTCTGGTTCGAGGTGGCGGACGCCCGCGACGCGGCCACGGAACTCGGCGTGCAGACCTTCCCGATTCCGACCGGGCTGACGGCAGAGGTCGTCGACCCCTGGGGCAACCGCATCGGCTTCACCGACTACACGGCACGTCCGGATCTCGCCCGCTCATGATGCCCCGGTGACCGACGGATGCGGGCGGCCCCGCGAGAGGACCGCCCGCATCCGTCGGTATCAGAGCGGGTACTGTCCCGGCTCGCGGCGCATCGTGATCCAGCGGGTCTCGGTGAAGGCGTCGATGTTCGCCTGCGCACCGCCGTGGCGGGATCCGGTACCGGAGGCGCCGACGCCGCCGAAGGGCGAGTTCGCCTCGTCGTTGACCGTCTGATCGTTGATGTGCACGATGCCGGTCGGGATGCGCTTCGCGAGGTCGTAGGCCTTCATCGCGTCACGGCTGACGATCCCCAACGAAAGCCCGTAGTCGGTCGCGGCGGCCAGCTCGACGGCCTCGTCGTCGGTCGCGAAGGAGACCACCGAGGCGACGGGACCGAAGACCTCGTCGCAGTACGCGGCCGCATCCTTCGGGGGATTCGCCAGCACCGTCGGGCGGTAGAACAGCTGCTCGTAGGTACCACCGGCCGCGAGGCGGGCGCCTTGGGCCACGGCGTCCTGCACGAGCGTGTGCACGCGGTCCCGCTGCGTCTCGTCGATGAGGGGTCCGAGGTGCACCTGCCCTGCCGCCGGGTCGCCGACGACCATCGAGTCGGCCTTCGCCGCGAGCTTCGCGACGTACTCGTCGAACAGCGACTCGTGCACGATGTGCCGGCCCACGGTCATGCAGATCTGCCCCTGGTGCAGGAAGGCGCCCCACGTGGCGAGGTTGACCGCCTGGTCGACGTCGGCATCCTCGCGCACGAGGAAGGCGGAGTTGCCGCCGAGCTCGAGGTGGGCACGAGTCAGGTGACGGCCGGCGAGCTCGCCGACGGCGCGCCCCGCCCGGGTCGACCCCGTGAAGGCGACCACGCGCACGCGGGGGTCGGCGACCATGGCTTCGCCGACCTCGGCGCCGCCGGGCACGAGCTGCAGGATGCCCTTGGGCAGGCCCGCCTCCTCGAAGATGCGCACCATCGAGACGCCGCCGGTCACGACCGTGCGGGGGTCGGGCTTGAGCAGCACGGCGTTGCCGAGCGCGAGGGCCGGCGCGACCGCACGGATACCGAGGATGAGCGGAACGTTGAAAGGCGAGATGACGCCCACGACGCCCACGGGAACCTGCTGCGCGAGCGAGAGGCGGGGCTCCTCGCTGGAGAGGATCGTGCCCAGCGG
Protein-coding sequences here:
- a CDS encoding aldehyde dehydrogenase family protein — encoded protein: MSGPGIVAAFPVVDAHSPVELGHLIDAEERAGGARIDVRNPARVSEIVGVVFDGGAAEVTAAVDAAARAAASWSRSDIADRERLLRRAADVIDEHADRLAVLTARENGSPLATVRAETGAAATVFRAIADAVAERLEPELHRRGADDAYVRVERRGFGVVGCIVPWNAPLVLTANKIAPAIAAGNAVVVKPSPTSPLGVTVLARLVGAVFPPGVVSVVNGTAAAVEALIDDPRVGKVSFTGGGQTARHVLARAATALKPVHLELGGNDPAIVLADADLAHAAEGIVASAYRRAGQVCFAVKRVYVPRGQHAELSALLAERIDGMRVGESLHPQATMGPLNNAAQLERVRGIVERTRAAGREVRELGRPVSTTDWDGGHFLLPHLVTDARQEDELVRDEQFGPVLPVVAYDDVAQAVAWANDTPFGLASSVWSRDPVASAAVAREIEAGVTFVNSHLFSPEGSRWIPFGGWKQSGMGWEGSPHGIDEYLRFHSVDGHVLAGGRS
- a CDS encoding VOC family protein yields the protein MPEPRGIDNVFVEVGDLDEAVGWYERVVGLTLKVRTPDMAVLDVGGDVAGIVLSSADQVSPTKVWFEVADARDAATELGVQTFPIPTGLTAEVVDPWGNRIGFTDYTARPDLARS
- a CDS encoding aldehyde dehydrogenase family protein — translated: MSTATQDTATLIDPHVFEGRIYIDGEWVEGGGGSIPSIEPATGETLVHVGMADAADVARAAASAARAQQEWAATPHPARAAVLRKAAQLWEQHAEEIMGWNIREVGAIPPLAGFALHVTAAECYEASSLPSAPLGTILSSEEPRLSLAQQVPVGVVGVISPFNVPLILGIRAVAPALALGNAVLLKPDPRTVVTGGVSMVRIFEEAGLPKGILQLVPGGAEVGEAMVADPRVRVVAFTGSTRAGRAVGELAGRHLTRAHLELGGNSAFLVREDADVDQAVNLATWGAFLHQGQICMTVGRHIVHESLFDEYVAKLAAKADSMVVGDPAAGQVHLGPLIDETQRDRVHTLVQDAVAQGARLAAGGTYEQLFYRPTVLANPPKDAAAYCDEVFGPVASVVSFATDDEAVELAAATDYGLSLGIVSRDAMKAYDLAKRIPTGIVHINDQTVNDEANSPFGGVGASGTGSRHGGAQANIDAFTETRWITMRREPGQYPL
- a CDS encoding thiamine pyrophosphate-requiring protein, with the protein product MTTTAAAMLVDTLRAAGVEHVFANLGSDHPALIEALAADRARGERVPRVIVCPHEYTALSAAHGYALATGRPQAVFVHTDVGTANLGGSVHNAARARVPVLIFAGLTPYTLEGEEQGGRDTHVTFLQDVPDQHALVRPYAKWSYDLRTAANVPQVVLRALQLTRSSPAGPVYLTAAREVLAQSAPAPETAIERWPRIAPAAAGADVVRSIVDALAGASRATIVTTSVGRDRDAVARLVTLAERWGIGVVEHNAEVLSFPHDHPLHLGDAPAAAVETSDVLIVLDADVPWIPAAVQPAPDARIFVVSDDPLQERIPLWYLPAEALIRADALTFLDQLLEHAPDAAQAEAAAARRESVAADAHRARAERAERIAADVAERRLSAGSVGATLSRLIDTETIIVNEAITAAPDIWRSLPRTLPGTVFGNRGTSLGWSGGGALGIKLAEPNRRVVSIVGDGTFYFSAPSSAASVAARYGLATLTVILDNGGWNATRRNAVRQYPDGVAQRDERFWVGLGREADLPGIARAAGGGWAATVTDFDDLEDTLRTALGHVDGGVPATVAVRLPDISTHDIDEPAAAAERIHVP
- a CDS encoding amidohydrolase family protein, producing MNADAHRPPYLRIATEEAWAPPEAIALYRDHLARRDLDDVGFNSLMGYFLNSPHPQPRAVVERLQDAAERRIADMDATGIDHQVLALTSPGTQVLPADEAVALAETANARLGEICQARPERFSGLGTVSFTDAATDVAALRRAVGEHGLKGLMLNDHVRGDHLDHPRFAPLLRELEDLDVPLYLHPGTPPNAMIAPYREAGLDGAILGFGASAGLHLLRIITSGVFDRHPRLRLVVGHLGEALPFWLHRIDHMHAKQVASGRYEAIKPLAQRPSEYFRSHIWLTTSGMPWEPAILFTREVTGPDRVMYAMDYPYQFEADEVAAQDALPISDAEKADFFENTARRVFNLTF
- a CDS encoding SRPBCC family protein; this translates as MRAVGTIRVEREPREVFDFLELVEHETSWRQSVTGSRYVDATRPAVGTVGETIASMGSRSVRMGWTVIALEPGRRVAWELDGDPWLGGGSYTVAASGGGSTVTAELTIRLHGVMRAAEPLLWLPFRKGLRDDLRRLKQRMEQHA